One window of Oscillibacter hominis genomic DNA carries:
- the nrdG gene encoding anaerobic ribonucleoside-triphosphate reductase activating protein, with product MRIAATVQDSIVDGPGFRFTVFVQGCTHRCPGCHNPETHDAAGGSEHPVEELAERMLSNPLTDGLTLSGGEPFEQPEECLMLARAAHENGLNVWSYSGYTYEQLLQGTPAQQALLRELDVLVDGPFLLEQRTLSLPWRGSRNQRVISIPESMAAGRAVLRQP from the coding sequence ATGCGTATTGCCGCCACGGTACAGGACTCCATTGTGGACGGGCCGGGCTTTCGCTTCACCGTGTTCGTCCAGGGCTGCACCCACCGCTGTCCCGGCTGCCACAATCCTGAAACCCATGACGCCGCGGGTGGGTCTGAGCATCCGGTGGAGGAGCTGGCGGAACGGATGCTGTCCAACCCCTTGACCGATGGGCTGACCCTCTCCGGGGGAGAGCCCTTCGAGCAGCCGGAGGAGTGTTTGATGCTAGCCCGGGCCGCCCACGAAAACGGCCTGAATGTGTGGAGCTACTCCGGCTACACCTATGAGCAGCTGCTCCAGGGCACACCGGCCCAGCAGGCTCTTCTGCGGGAGCTTGACGTGTTGGTGGACGGCCCCTTCCTCTTGGAGCAGAGGACCTTATCCCTCCCCTGGCGAGGCAGCCGCAACCAGCGGGTGATCTCCATCCCTGAGAGCATGGCGGCCGGGCGGGCAGTCCTCCGCCAGCCATAG
- a CDS encoding Na/Pi cotransporter family protein, whose amino-acid sequence MEVLTGILCAMALFLFGMSLLGESLQAMFEKGRGLHTLPKRGGFLLGVGVTALLQSSSATTVLAVSLCDSGLLSFSQASAAIAGANVGTTSTAWLLCLGWSVPEGEEVVLALLAVAGLGLYLAARRRTAGAALIGLFLLLSGMRSLVAAAAPLGDTALFLRLASLAEHPMLGFLAGAAFTGVLQSSSVSVGMLQALAAGGTLRRAAAVPLLLGINVGTCSTTLLSALGCGTAGRRAAAFHLRFNLVGAALWMPIFLWRGLLAAPVTPVEIAACHTLFNLTASVAALPTVEQYRVLHGLQSTAGRKKRRPAHGAKSKAE is encoded by the coding sequence ATGGAGGTGCTGACCGGGATTTTATGCGCTATGGCGCTGTTTCTCTTTGGCATGTCGCTGTTGGGGGAAAGCCTTCAGGCGATGTTTGAAAAGGGGAGGGGTTTACATACGCTGCCCAAACGGGGCGGCTTTTTGCTGGGGGTTGGAGTGACCGCACTGCTCCAGTCCTCCTCCGCCACCACGGTGCTGGCGGTTTCGCTCTGCGACTCCGGGCTGCTTTCCTTTTCCCAGGCTTCCGCGGCCATTGCAGGGGCCAATGTGGGGACGACCTCCACGGCCTGGCTATTGTGTCTGGGGTGGAGCGTGCCGGAAGGGGAAGAGGTAGTGCTCGCCCTGCTGGCTGTGGCCGGGCTGGGGCTGTATCTTGCCGCCAGGCGCCGGACGGCCGGGGCGGCACTGATCGGGCTCTTTTTGCTGCTCAGCGGGATGCGGAGCCTGGTGGCCGCCGCCGCGCCGTTGGGGGATACGGCGCTTTTCCTGCGATTGGCGTCGCTGGCGGAGCATCCAATGTTGGGGTTTTTGGCCGGCGCGGCCTTTACCGGCGTTCTCCAGAGCTCCAGCGTCAGCGTGGGCATGCTTCAGGCGCTGGCCGCCGGCGGGACGCTGCGGCGGGCGGCGGCGGTGCCGCTGCTGTTGGGAATCAATGTGGGAACCTGTTCCACCACGCTGCTCTCTGCCCTGGGCTGCGGCACAGCAGGCCGGAGGGCCGCGGCGTTCCATCTGCGGTTCAACTTGGTGGGCGCAGCCCTTTGGATGCCTATTTTCCTCTGGCGGGGCCTGTTGGCCGCGCCGGTGACACCGGTGGAAATCGCAGCATGCCATACGCTCTTCAACCTGACCGCTTCGGTGGCTGCGCTGCCCACGGTGGAACAATACCGTGTGTTGCATGGGCTGCAGTCCACGGCGGGCCGTAAAAAGAGAAGGCCGGCCCATGGGGCCAAATCAAAAGCCGAGTGA
- a CDS encoding manganese efflux pump MntP, whose translation MDAFAVSVCKGLCMKTVNLKHTAAIALFFGAFQALMPFLGWWLGSQFARYIVAVDHWVAFLLLGFIGGKMVKESFGGAGETACDAEQRLDYRELLILAVATSIDALAVGITFAFLDVSIGMAVSIIGLTTFVLSFAGVFVGNVFGTRYKQRAELAGGVILILIGVKILLEHLGLI comes from the coding sequence ATGGATGCCTTTGCGGTGTCGGTGTGCAAGGGGCTTTGCATGAAGACGGTGAATCTGAAGCACACTGCGGCCATTGCGCTGTTTTTTGGCGCCTTTCAGGCGCTGATGCCCTTTTTGGGCTGGTGGCTGGGGTCTCAGTTTGCCCGTTATATTGTAGCCGTTGACCACTGGGTGGCCTTTTTGCTGCTGGGCTTCATCGGCGGAAAGATGGTGAAGGAGAGCTTCGGCGGCGCGGGGGAAACGGCCTGTGACGCGGAGCAGCGGCTGGACTACAGGGAGCTGCTGATTTTGGCCGTGGCCACCAGCATTGACGCGCTGGCCGTGGGTATCACCTTTGCCTTTTTGGACGTGTCCATTGGGATGGCCGTCTCCATCATCGGGCTGACTACCTTTGTGCTGTCTTTTGCAGGCGTATTCGTGGGAAATGTCTTCGGCACCCGGTACAAGCAGCGGGCGGAACTGGCCGGCGGCGTGATTTTAATCCTCATCGGGGTGAAGATCCTGCTGGAGCACCTGGGGCTTATTTGA
- the sfsA gene encoding DNA/RNA nuclease SfsA, with the protein MQYRDVKRARFLERPNRFIAYVDLEGRRQICHVKNTGRCRELLLPGAEVFLETAENPNRKTPYDLIAVRKGDRLINMDAQAPNHVFGEWAADHWPGVREIRPEYTYGHSRFDFRIDTEQGSEFVEVKGVTLEEDGFARFPDAPTERGVKHIEELQRAAEAGFGATLFFVVQMEGIHSVAPNDDTHPAFGAALRQASRNGVRVLAYDCLVSPDRLELHSRVKVIL; encoded by the coding sequence ATGCAGTATCGGGATGTCAAACGAGCTCGCTTTCTGGAGCGGCCGAACCGGTTCATCGCCTATGTGGACCTGGAAGGCCGGCGCCAGATCTGCCATGTGAAAAATACGGGGCGCTGCCGGGAACTGCTCCTCCCGGGCGCGGAGGTTTTTTTGGAAACGGCGGAAAACCCGAACCGGAAAACGCCCTATGACCTGATTGCGGTGCGCAAGGGGGATCGGCTCATCAACATGGATGCCCAGGCGCCCAACCATGTCTTTGGGGAGTGGGCGGCGGATCACTGGCCCGGGGTGCGGGAAATTCGTCCGGAGTACACCTATGGGCATTCCCGGTTCGATTTCCGCATAGACACAGAGCAGGGAAGCGAATTCGTGGAGGTCAAGGGCGTCACGCTGGAAGAGGACGGATTCGCCCGGTTTCCGGACGCGCCCACGGAGCGGGGCGTGAAGCACATTGAGGAGCTCCAGCGCGCGGCGGAGGCTGGATTTGGCGCCACGCTGTTTTTCGTGGTACAGATGGAGGGAATCCACAGCGTGGCGCCCAACGACGACACCCACCCGGCCTTTGGGGCGGCGCTGCGACAGGCATCCCGGAATGGTGTCCGGGTGCTGGCATATGACTGCCTGGTATCTCCGGACCGCCTGGAGCTTCACTCCAGGGTGAAGGTGATTTTGTAG
- a CDS encoding OadG family protein gives MAYSNLFVCLLGIGTVFFGLICIIVLATLMSRACGAKASKAPVAAAPAAASAPVPAEASIPNRQEMIAAISAAVADELGTDISAIRILSVKKL, from the coding sequence ATGGCGTATTCCAATTTGTTCGTATGCCTGCTGGGAATCGGAACCGTATTTTTCGGTCTGATTTGCATCATTGTTCTGGCAACCCTCATGAGTAGGGCGTGTGGAGCAAAGGCATCGAAAGCCCCCGTGGCCGCAGCACCTGCCGCCGCATCTGCACCCGTACCCGCTGAAGCGTCTATTCCGAACCGCCAGGAGATGATTGCCGCGATTTCTGCGGCCGTGGCAGACGAGCTGGGTACCGATATCTCCGCTATCCGCATTCTGTCTGTGAAAAAACTTTAA
- a CDS encoding acetyl-CoA carboxylase biotin carboxyl carrier protein subunit: MKKYKVNVNGTAYEITLEDISGSAPAAAPAAAPVAAPAPAAPAAAPAAAPANGEKVASPMPGTILSINVAAGDAVKKGQVLMILEAMKMENEIMCPCDGTIASVNTTKGATVESGALLCVIQ; this comes from the coding sequence ATGAAGAAATACAAAGTCAATGTCAACGGAACCGCTTATGAAATTACCCTTGAAGACATCTCCGGTTCCGCCCCCGCCGCTGCTCCTGCTGCTGCACCTGTTGCCGCTCCCGCACCTGCCGCCCCCGCCGCTGCTCCTGCTGCCGCTCCCGCCAATGGCGAAAAGGTGGCAAGCCCCATGCCCGGCACCATCCTCTCCATCAATGTCGCTGCCGGCGACGCGGTGAAGAAGGGCCAGGTTTTGATGATCCTCGAGGCCATGAAGATGGAAAACGAGATCATGTGCCCCTGCGACGGCACCATCGCCTCTGTGAACACCACCAAGGGCGCCACTGTGGAATCTGGTGCACTGCTGTGTGTCATTCAGTAA
- a CDS encoding sodium ion-translocating decarboxylase subunit beta, whose product MEAILNFIQQTGFYQFGVGDNWKCLIMIVVSFILMYLAVVKKFEPMLLVTIAFGMLITNLPGADMYHEALFAGGHVDWAAFGDAAVTKGLIDYLYLGVKLGIYPCLIFMGVGAMTDFGPLIANPKSLLLGAAAQLGIFMTFVGCNLSGQFTPQEAASIGIIGGADGPTAIFVTTKLAPQLLGPIAVAAYSYMALVPVIQPPIMRALTTKAEREIVMKPLRVVSKKEKVIFPIVVTVFVALLVPSAAPLIACLMLGNLFKEAGVVDRLSKTVQNELINIVTIFLGISVGATATASTFLAGKTLLIMAMGVVAFGFGTAGGVLLAKFMNLFLKEKINPLIGSAGVSAVPMAARVSQVEGQKANPANFLLMHAMGPNVAGVIGSAIAAGVLMALFG is encoded by the coding sequence ATGGAAGCAATTCTGAATTTTATTCAACAGACGGGTTTTTACCAGTTTGGCGTGGGTGACAACTGGAAATGCCTGATCATGATCGTCGTCTCCTTCATTCTGATGTATCTCGCAGTGGTGAAAAAGTTTGAACCCATGCTGCTGGTGACCATTGCATTCGGCATGCTCATCACCAACCTCCCCGGCGCCGACATGTACCATGAGGCCCTTTTTGCCGGCGGCCATGTGGACTGGGCCGCGTTCGGTGACGCGGCGGTGACCAAGGGCCTGATTGACTATCTGTACTTAGGCGTCAAGCTTGGCATCTATCCCTGCCTGATCTTTATGGGCGTGGGTGCCATGACCGACTTCGGTCCCCTGATCGCCAATCCCAAGAGCCTGCTGTTAGGCGCCGCCGCACAGTTGGGCATCTTCATGACCTTCGTGGGCTGCAACCTGTCCGGCCAGTTTACTCCGCAGGAAGCCGCCTCCATCGGCATCATCGGCGGCGCTGACGGCCCCACCGCCATCTTCGTCACCACCAAGCTGGCTCCCCAGCTGTTGGGCCCCATCGCTGTGGCCGCATACTCCTATATGGCTCTGGTGCCCGTGATCCAGCCTCCCATCATGCGTGCGCTGACCACCAAGGCGGAGCGTGAAATCGTCATGAAGCCTCTGCGTGTGGTCTCCAAGAAAGAAAAAGTTATCTTCCCCATCGTCGTCACCGTGTTTGTGGCCCTGCTGGTGCCCTCTGCCGCCCCCCTGATTGCCTGCCTGATGTTGGGCAACCTCTTCAAGGAAGCGGGCGTTGTGGATCGTCTGAGCAAGACCGTTCAGAACGAGCTCATCAACATCGTCACCATTTTCCTCGGCATCTCCGTGGGCGCCACCGCCACCGCCAGCACCTTCCTGGCCGGCAAGACCCTGCTGATCATGGCCATGGGTGTTGTGGCGTTCGGCTTCGGCACCGCAGGCGGTGTTCTGCTTGCCAAGTTCATGAACCTGTTCCTGAAGGAAAAGATCAACCCCCTGATCGGCTCCGCCGGCGTTTCCGCCGTGCCGATGGCCGCCCGTGTCTCCCAGGTGGAGGGCCAGAAGGCCAACCCCGCCAACTTCCTGCTGATGCACGCCATGGGCCCCAATGTGGCCGGCGTGATCGGTTCCGCAATTGCAGCCGGCGTGCTGATGGCACTGTTCGGCTAA
- a CDS encoding oxaloacetate decarboxylase subunit alpha: protein MEFLSNKPLLITDTILRDAHQSQAATRMRLEDMLPACEVLDSIGYYSLECWGGATFDSCMRFLNEDPWERLRALRKALPKTKLQMLFRGQNILGYKHYADDVVDAFCRKSIENGIDIIRIFDALNDIRNLEQAIKSTKKYGGQVEATLSYTISPIHSEEYFVKLAKELEEMGADAICVKDMANLLLPMDAYSLVKHLKETVSVPIHLHTHNTTGTGDMVYLMAAMAGVDIVDTALSPMANGTSQPATESLVATLKGTPRDTGLDLGKMSEAAKHFRKVAARLQAEGSLDPKVLHVDTNTLLYQVPGGMLSNLISQLKQAGKEDQYYDVLAEIPRVRKDFGYPPLVTPSSQIVGTQAVMNVITGQRYKTFPKESKAMLRGEYGKLPGEINEEVRAKAGIAPEDVITCRPADLLEPELEKYRAEYKDIAKSEEDILSLALFPQVAPKFLDYRDNPHKEEPAAAPAAAADPNAVRELYVEDCSH from the coding sequence ATGGAATTTTTAAGCAACAAGCCCCTGCTGATCACCGACACCATCCTCCGCGACGCGCACCAGTCCCAGGCCGCCACCAGAATGCGGCTGGAGGATATGCTGCCTGCCTGCGAGGTGTTGGACAGCATCGGCTACTACTCCCTGGAGTGCTGGGGCGGTGCAACGTTTGACAGCTGCATGCGCTTCCTCAACGAGGACCCCTGGGAGCGCCTGCGCGCCCTGCGCAAGGCACTTCCCAAAACCAAGCTGCAGATGCTGTTCCGGGGCCAGAACATCCTTGGCTACAAGCACTATGCCGATGATGTGGTCGACGCCTTCTGCCGCAAGTCCATTGAAAACGGCATTGACATCATCCGTATTTTCGATGCCCTCAACGACATCCGCAACCTGGAGCAGGCCATCAAGTCCACCAAGAAGTACGGCGGCCAGGTGGAGGCCACCCTCTCCTACACCATCTCCCCCATCCACAGCGAAGAATACTTTGTCAAGCTGGCAAAGGAACTGGAGGAAATGGGCGCCGACGCCATCTGCGTCAAGGATATGGCCAATTTGCTCCTGCCCATGGATGCTTACTCCCTTGTTAAGCATCTGAAGGAAACGGTCTCCGTCCCCATCCACCTGCACACCCACAACACCACCGGCACCGGCGATATGGTCTATCTGATGGCCGCTATGGCCGGCGTGGATATTGTGGATACCGCGCTCTCCCCCATGGCCAACGGCACTTCTCAGCCGGCTACAGAGTCCCTGGTGGCTACGCTGAAGGGCACCCCGCGGGACACCGGCCTGGACCTTGGCAAAATGAGCGAAGCCGCCAAGCACTTCCGCAAGGTGGCCGCCCGCCTGCAGGCCGAAGGCTCTTTGGATCCCAAGGTGCTGCATGTGGACACCAACACGCTTCTTTATCAGGTTCCCGGCGGCATGCTCAGCAACCTGATCTCCCAGCTGAAGCAGGCTGGGAAAGAGGATCAGTATTATGATGTGTTGGCTGAAATTCCCCGCGTCCGCAAAGATTTCGGTTATCCTCCCCTGGTGACTCCTTCTTCCCAGATCGTGGGCACCCAGGCTGTCATGAATGTCATCACCGGCCAGCGCTACAAGACCTTCCCCAAGGAGTCCAAGGCCATGCTGCGCGGCGAGTACGGCAAACTGCCTGGTGAGATCAATGAAGAGGTCCGTGCCAAAGCGGGCATCGCTCCCGAGGACGTGATCACCTGCCGGCCTGCTGATCTTTTGGAGCCCGAGTTGGAGAAGTATCGCGCGGAGTATAAGGACATCGCCAAGAGTGAGGAGGACATCCTCAGCCTGGCCCTGTTCCCCCAGGTCGCTCCCAAATTCCTGGACTACCGGGACAATCCCCATAAGGAGGAACCCGCAGCAGCTCCCGCTGCCGCCGCAGATCCCAACGCGGTCCGCGAGCTGTATGTAGAGGACTGCAGCCACTGA
- a CDS encoding VanW family protein, whose translation MVDPNHPTLRPPIHRSWLRLRIGKAYYAGKRYLLWNSHQYHWAGIRQKELLPCVQFSHATPLFRQLKGEEMQLQKNKVTNLRLAVARLDGLILHPGETFSYWRLIGKPSRRKGYLDGMVLFLGRIGSDVGGGLCQLSNLIFWMTLHTPLTVIERYRHSHDVFPDSNRTQPFGSGATCAYPHRDLMIRNDTEQDVQLCLRVTESHLEGEWRSVKTPALRYEIVERDARMEQGYWGGYVRHNALYRKKFDLASGEFLEEEFLFTNDAIMMYSPLLPETDIRTKK comes from the coding sequence ATGGTTGATCCAAATCATCCCACGCTTCGCCCACCAATTCATCGCAGTTGGCTGCGTCTGAGAATTGGAAAAGCATACTATGCTGGAAAGCGGTATCTTCTATGGAACTCACATCAGTATCACTGGGCGGGTATACGGCAAAAAGAACTGTTGCCATGTGTTCAGTTTTCTCATGCGACACCGCTATTTCGCCAGCTGAAGGGTGAAGAGATGCAGTTACAAAAGAATAAGGTTACGAATTTGCGGTTGGCAGTGGCCCGCTTAGACGGCTTGATTCTCCACCCGGGGGAGACTTTCAGCTATTGGAGACTGATTGGAAAACCCAGCCGGAGAAAGGGGTATCTGGATGGAATGGTGCTCTTTTTGGGGCGGATCGGAAGTGATGTAGGCGGTGGCCTCTGTCAGCTGTCCAACCTGATTTTTTGGATGACACTCCATACGCCCTTGACTGTGATTGAGCGGTACCGCCATTCTCACGATGTATTTCCGGACTCCAACCGGACACAGCCCTTTGGCAGCGGTGCCACCTGTGCTTATCCCCACCGTGATCTGATGATTCGAAATGATACAGAGCAGGATGTTCAGCTTTGTCTTCGGGTCACTGAGAGCCATCTGGAAGGTGAGTGGCGCTCCGTGAAGACTCCTGCGCTCCGCTATGAGATTGTGGAACGGGACGCCAGGATGGAGCAGGGCTACTGGGGCGGATATGTACGGCACAATGCCTTGTACCGTAAAAAATTTGATCTCGCCTCTGGAGAGTTTCTTGAAGAAGAATTTCTCTTCACCAATGATGCAATTATGATGTACAGCCCGCTGCTGCCGGAGACAGATATACGAACTAAAAAATGA